TGGAAAAGAGTTCATAGGTTTGTTTTTCTGTTTGCTTTTTGGTATAATTTTGTCAGAATTCATTCTAGGTTTGGTGGACCTCCGGGTGATGTTACTGAATGGCTTCAGGAGGTGATACCCCAGTTATCCTAACAGTATCATATTTCACTGTCGAAAAATATTTCGGCGAAAGACTTAAATACTATTGTGTTCACTCAATTTCCATGCACGAACTAAAACCAAGGATTACAATCAAAACACGGGAGAGGGTTTTTGAAAAGGGATTCTTTGAGGAAGAGAGCGAGATAGAATCAAAGCCCAAAGTCAGGTTTATCCAAGAGGTCCCGAGAATCAGGCTCGCCTAGCCGTGATAACCACAATATCCTCAAAGAAATATCTCTCCTTAGCCGTTATTTCTGCAATGAAGCCCTTGGATTCAAGCTTTTTTAGAGTCTCCTCTATGCCGGTTATTGAAGACTGAACTATCTGAACGACTCCATTTTCTTTGAGATAATGGGGAAACCCTTCAAGAAACCTGTCAAGGACTTCTCTCCCGCTCTCTCCTCCAACCAAGGCAAGGTCTATAGGTTCTTCCGGTTCGCCCGGGAGATATGGGGCGTTGAATGTTATTATGTCAAACTTCCCTTCAACGTTCTCAAAAAGATCGCTCTGCCTGAACTCGACATTGGTTATACCGTTTAGCCTTGCGTTTTCTTTTGCAAGCTCAACTGCAAGTGGATTGATATCCACTCCAAGAACGAACTTGGCTTTTTTGGCCATTAAAAGGACTATTATCCCGGTTCCAGTGCCTACATCAAGGGCAACGTCCCCTTCTTTAACCTTCAGACTCTCAGCTAGCAAAAAAGTGTCCTCAGCGGGCTCATAAACCTGAGGATGGAGCTTAATTTTGAGACCACGATAAATCATAAAAACACCGAAAAAGAAAAGAGATCACTTCTTCCACTCTGTGTATCCGCATCTACCGCAGGTCCATCTGTCCTTGTGGTTTGCCATGAAAACACCGGGACCGCATCTTGGGCAGAACCTGTTCTTTCTTGTAACTTTTCCATCCTTGACTTCATAAAGCTTCCATTTTTGGGAGGGCTTCTTGGCCATTTACATCACTCCCCTTCTCCTTCTTGTAGTATCCCATCTCTCCTCAGGATGTACTCGGGCTCTATGTAAAGCATCCTTTCTTTGCTTTCATAAGCCTTAGCATAGCCCTTGCTGACTCTACTTCCGAAGTAGCTTCTTATGTACTGAATAACCGTTGTCTCTGGGTTTAGGTCGAGCATTGCAACGAGCTTTCCTTTAACATCTTTCCTTGAAGGAGTTGGCTCACCTTCGTGGATGACCTCGAAGTATATTTCCTTTCTTCCGAGGAGCTTGTTTTCTTTAGTCTCGATAACCCTAATCTCCATCGTAAACCACCTCCATCTTTCTAAGCAGTTGAGCGCATCTGCGCTTACATTCGGGTGTGACCTTTATAAGTACTATCCCCTCATCCGGCTGCCCGTAAACCACCAACGTCCCCTCAGGGGCATAGAGGACGGCCGGAATGGCGGCTAAATCCTCCTCACCGTTTACCTTTATGTAGACCCTTCTTCCCCTTTTGGCAAGTTCAAAGGACTTTTTGATAGCATTTAATAAAGCTTTCGTTATTGTTCCAGGCGGATTTTTTGTAGTTAGCACAACCGCTCCAAGCTCAATGTCTGGTTCATATTCCCTCCTCTTAGTTTTGTGATCGTAGATAGCGATAGAGGGCTTTATACCAAGCCTGAGGACATTTTCAGTGACCACATCTCCAACTGTAACTAAATAAGGTGCATTCTCAAGTTCTCTCCGGGAGATTAGGTAAGGCTGCGGCATTTCTCCCTTGATTAACCTACCTATAGGGTTTTTAAGCTCCTTCCTGAGGTCTTCTGTGAGTTTAAAGTAAAATTCCCGAGACATTCTACCTGACCCTTATGGCGTATTTCCCTGGAACCTTCACTCCGAGCCTTTGAGCTATTTTGGAATTTTCGGGATCAAGAATTATGACGAGGTCAAACCATTCATCACTCAAATCCCTACTTCCGCAAACGGGGCATCGATCTTCGTTAGTTATGTAGTGACAGTGCCTGCAAGCCTTTTCGGTCATTCTCACTCACCACTTTGGGCTTTTCTCTTCTCTTTTTGTATCCAATCGAACTTTCCTAATCCGGGCTGTCTCATGGTAAGGCCTATCTTGTTCTCTCTGATTATCTTGCTCTTCTCGCTGACGGCTATTATCCTAGCCCTTACAGCATCGCCAAGCTTTAGAATGTAGCCCTTCTCCTTTCCAACGAATTGAGCATTCTTCTCGTCAAAGACAACGTAATCATCCATAAGCTGGGATATGTGGACCAAACCATCCATGGGGCCGATCCTTATGAAAGCACCGTAGGGAACAACGTCGATAACCTCTCCCTCAACAACCTCGTGCATCTCGG
The DNA window shown above is from Thermococcus alcaliphilus and carries:
- a CDS encoding DNA-directed RNA polymerase, whose translation is MYKLIQVKDVVRIPPKMFTMDPKEAAKIVLREAYEGIYDKDEGVILAILDVHEISEGVIIHGDGATYHEAVFDVLVWKPEMHEVVEGEVIDVVPYGAFIRIGPMDGLVHISQLMDDYVVFDEKNAQFVGKEKGYILKLGDAVRARIIAVSEKSKIIRENKIGLTMRQPGLGKFDWIQKEKRKAQSGE
- the spt4 gene encoding transcription elongation factor subunit Spt4 — translated: MTEKACRHCHYITNEDRCPVCGSRDLSDEWFDLVIILDPENSKIAQRLGVKVPGKYAIRVR
- a CDS encoding GTP-dependent dephospho-CoA kinase, giving the protein MSREFYFKLTEDLRKELKNPIGRLIKGEMPQPYLISRRELENAPYLVTVGDVVTENVLRLGIKPSIAIYDHKTKRREYEPDIELGAVVLTTKNPPGTITKALLNAIKKSFELAKRGRRVYIKVNGEEDLAAIPAVLYAPEGTLVVYGQPDEGIVLIKVTPECKRRCAQLLRKMEVVYDGD
- a CDS encoding HemK2/MTQ2 family protein methyltransferase, translating into MIYRGLKIKLHPQVYEPAEDTFLLAESLKVKEGDVALDVGTGTGIIVLLMAKKAKFVLGVDINPLAVELAKENARLNGITNVEFRQSDLFENVEGKFDIITFNAPYLPGEPEEPIDLALVGGESGREVLDRFLEGFPHYLKENGVVQIVQSSITGIEETLKKLESKGFIAEITAKERYFFEDIVVITARRA
- a CDS encoding 30S ribosomal protein S24e; this encodes MEIRVIETKENKLLGRKEIYFEVIHEGEPTPSRKDVKGKLVAMLDLNPETTVIQYIRSYFGSRVSKGYAKAYESKERMLYIEPEYILRRDGILQEGEGE
- a CDS encoding 30S ribosomal protein S27ae, with protein sequence MAKKPSQKWKLYEVKDGKVTRKNRFCPRCGPGVFMANHKDRWTCGRCGYTEWKK